TCGGCGACCTGGGCAAGGCCTCGCAGCTCAAGCTGCTGCGCCTGATCCAGGAGCGCGAGTACTACCAACTGGGCTCCGACACCACCAAGCCCCTGGAGGCCCGGCTGATCGTGGCCTCCAACCAGCCGCTCGAAGCGCTCATCGAGCGCGACCTGTTCCGCAGCGACCTCTTCTTCCGGCTGCGCACGCACTACGTGGCCATCCCACCGCTGCGCGAGCGCATGGACGACTTGCCGCTGCTGGCCAGGCACTTCCTGGTCAAGGCGGCGGAGCGGCTGGGCAAGCCCGTGCCCGCCACGCCGCCGGAGTTCCTGCCGCTGCTGGCCGGGCACGGCTTCCCGGGCAACATCCGGGAGTTGGAGGCCATGATCTTCAACGCCGTGGCTCTGTGCGAGGGGGACAGCCTGCCCATGGAGCCGCTGCGGGCATGGATAGGCTCCGTGCGCAAGGGCGCGGGGCCGGAGCTGTTCCCGCCGGTGCTGGAGGAAGGCGGGCCGCAGCCCGTGCCCACCCTGAAACAAGCCGAGGAGCGAATCATCAAGGAGGCGCTGGAGCGCGCCGGGGGCAACCAGAGCGAGGCCGCGAAGATGCTTGGGATTACGCGGCAGGCGTTGAATAGGAGGTTGCTTACGAAGAAGAGGAAGGGGGAGGGATAAGGACGATTTGGTGTGGAAACCTCCGACCCCAACGTTTTATTCCGCTAATTAGACATGCTCCATAGCGGACGTGGGCTCATCCGTTCTTGAAATAATACTGCTTGATAAGCTCTTCATCAAATATTGCATGCAAATTGCCCCTGAGCCCAACCGGGATTTTGGTTTCATCAGGTTCAAGCATATACCATATCGTCCTATCCTCAAACCAATACCTTACAAAATCCCTATTGATCTCACGCAGCACAACGACATCCTGCATAAGGCAGATTTTGTGTACAACAGTATACAATGCATAAGATAAATGCACCAACAAGTTTGATATTTCAAACGGCCAAAATAATTCCGAACCTGACTCTTCAATATCATATAGCCCACGGATAGTTCCATGCATTTTGTCAAAATCAACATATTCTCTGTGTGAAGTATCAATACGCTCTGGCCACCTCATCAACACAAAATCATACAAATCATCAAACAGAAGGCTTTCAGAAGCTTTGGCTAGCGCAGCAGATTCTAAATCTGAAAGATTCCACATGTTACACCCCGGCGTACCGCAAGACATTCCGTGCAAAATATTCTGATTGTATACACACACATCACACTCATGCCAGTTAAACACACCTAAAGTTGTTAGTCGAGAGCTACCCCATGTCATCAAGCCATACTGGCACTCCCGCTATTACAAAGTACTACCCGGCCGCATACTTGGCATCGCTGCTAGGCATTATTCCATTCCCGCCTTCTTGATTCAACGACTGGCTGAAGACCACCAAGTTGAATGTTGAGGATTAAAAACAACGGGTCTGGACAATTCATGACTAGCGCAGACGAATATTTTCAACTTCACCCTTGCAATCCACGGCGTCTTTTATTTCATGATAATACAACACAACCGGGACATTAATTTTTCCTTTATTTGCAAATTTCTTAACCTTACCATAGACTTTGTCCATATATCGTTTATATTGATAGCCATTAAATAAGCAAAATACCCCGGATGTCGTCTCCAGCGAGAGGAGATAGGTATCACGTTCGACTCTTGTAAGATTCGTGTTTATTATTGAAGGCTTGTCCGCATAAATTACCATCATTGTTTTTTTGAACTTCGGAAAGTATTGTTCACCATTGAATGAAACACCAATTACTGTTTTTTTGTATATCCGCAACACAACTCTGCGACCTGAATATTGCTCCAGCTTGTCAGCGAGGACAGAACGTTGCTTATCTTCTATATCAACTGCTGAAGCAGAATGTGGCAGATAAAAAACTCCACCACTTGTAATTATATACCCCTCTTCTGTTGCTGCGACAACTTCTTTAATTACAACTGAAACTTTACTCACACCCGCGCATAACGCAACGCCACAGCACAGCAGCATGGCAATAAGCGCAAATAAACAAATGAATACGATACGGTTGATCCGCCTTGAGAGTCTATTCAGTGAATTCTCTGTTTGAATAATCAACACATTGAATTGTATAGTCAATTCAGTGACACGGGGCCACCCCCATCTCCTGAAGTAAAAGTATACATCAACAGAATAAACTCTGACGCAAACCAGGCTACCAGTAACCAGACAAGCTATGCACTTTTGCAAAAGCTATTACAGCCTGTCCAGAACCATCTCCCCCGTCCGTAAACTGAGCCGCAGCCGCCAGTCCCGCGCTGTCTCCAGCCGCGCCCGCAGTTCCCGCAAGAATTCCTGATGCCCGGGCCGTCCGCCCAGGACGGCGAAGCGCGACAGCCCCTTCGCCAGCCAGCGCAGCCCCTCTATCCGTTCCCTCCGGTCGATGACGGGAGCCTCCCAGGCCGGGCCGCGCCCGCAATCCTCCCCATGCGCCAGCTCCACCGCCCGCACACCCGCCCTGTGCCCGAACACCTGCGTGGCCAGCACCATGCCCCCGCCGATGCGGTTTGCCCCGTGCATCCCCGTGGCGCACTCCCCGCAGGCCAGCAGGCCCGGCACGCTGGTCTGCGCCCATTCGTCTATCACTGCCCCGCCGTTGCTGGCGTGGGCCATGGGCGCGACGCGCCCCTCTTCCAGCGGCACCGTGCCGTCCGGCTCCATCATCGCGGCCAGGGCCAAATCCACGGCCGAATCCTCCAGCCTGTAGCCGAACGGGCAATGCCCCCGCCGGGGCGCGGCCAGCGCCGGGTCCGCACCGCTCCAGTCCCCGGGCTGGAAGAAGCGCTTCCCCGGCACCGTGCCCCACATGAATTGCAGGTATCCGCAATTGGCCATGTCAGCCCCTGCGCTCGCCAGCAACCCGTGGCCATACCCGGGCACGCCCGGCCCTGCCATGGTGTGCCGGAACAGCCTCGCAGGCCCGCCCAGGGCCACGACCACGGCCCCCGCCCGCACCGGGATGGCCGCCCCGCCGCCCAGGGGCAGCAGCAACGCGCCGGGATCCGTCCCGCCCCGAATCGCAATAGGCTGGAAACCAGGGACGAACAGGCAGCCCAGGGCCTCCAGCCGCGAACGGAAGCAGCCCCAGGCGCGCTCCAGGCCCTTGAACACATACGCACGTCTGGAATCGGGGGAGAAGCAGGAGGAACGGGGGACCAGCCCGCCGCGTTCGTCGCGCTCGAAGGGCAGGCCCAGCTCGATCAGGTCGGCCAGCCGCGCCTCGCCCTCCTCCGCCTGGATGGCGAGCAGTCGCGGATCGAGAAAGGCCTGGCCCCGGTTCAGGGACTGTACCTCGCGCACGTACTGTTCGCGCTCGGAGTCGTTCAAGCAGACGTGGACGCCCAGGGCGTCGTTTCGGTTGGCGAAGGAGGAGCCGGAAGGGATTGAGGCGAGGGAGACGACCGCCACCCGCAGGCCGGGGGCGGCCTTCAGGCAGCTCAGCGCGGCGCGCAGCCCGGCCAGGCCGCCGCCGAGGATCAGCACGTCCACCCGTGCGGGCGGCACGGGCCCCTAGGCTCCCTTGCCCTGCTTGTTCAAGGCGAAGGAGAGCATCTTCTGGGCCTGCACGAACTCCGGGTCGAGCTTGAGCGCCAGCTTGGCGGCCTTCTCGGTCTTGTCCCAGCGTTCCCAGTCGATATAAAGGCGGCCCAGGTTGAAATAGAGGTTGGGGTCGTCCTTGGCGTAGTTCACGGCGCGCATGAAGTACTTCTCGCCCAGCTCGAACTGGCCGAGCTTGCGCAGCACGATGCCGATACGGTTGTAGAGCCTGAGCTGGTCGGGGCTTAAGCTGAGCGCTTCGTCCAGGAAGCCGAAGGCGTCCTGGAACATCTCGGCCTGGATGTATATCTCCGCGATTTCGGCGCGCAGCTCGGCGTCGTTGGGGAACTCCCGGCACAGGGAGGCGAAGGTCTTGCGGGCCTGGTCGAACTCCTTGGCCTCAAGCTGCTGCAGGCCCAGGGCGATGCCTTCGGCCCGGCGCTTGGAGCGGCCCTCCATCTGGTCCTTGGCTTCCTCAACCGTGTTGGCCTGCAGCGCGCGCAGCAGCTCCCGCAGGACTTCAAGGAGGCCCTTCTCGTCCCCGGCCACGTAGGGGATGATCAACGGATACAGCTTGCGCAGCGTCCGGTTGTTGTTGAGCTGGTACACGGCCTGTTCGATGAGCTTGCCGAACTCGTCGCGTTCGGCCTTCATCAAGGGGGCCTTGAGGATGGCGGATACAGCCTCGTACAGTGCGTTCACCGCTGGGAGCGGCTTCAACTGCTTGAGGTACGAGTTGACCTCGCTGATCTGTTTCCTGGCCTTGGTGAGTTCGGCGGACATGTCCCACCTTCCTGGCGGTGTTTAGCGTCCCAGCTCCCTGCGCAACATCTCCCTGTAACGGACGAAGAAGGACCGGCTGTCGTGAGGCCCGGGCCCGGCTTCGGGGTGGTACTGGATGGCGATGATGGGCTTCTTGGTGTGCGCGAAACCTTCCAGCGTGTTGTCGTTCAGGTTCACGTGGGTCATCTCCACGTTGTCCAGGCTGGCCAGGTCCACGCAGAAGCCGTGGTTCTGTGAAGATATCTCGATGTGCCCGGTGGCGATTTCCTTCACGGGGTGGTTCAGGCCGTGGTGGCCGAACTTGAGCTTGTAGGTCCTGCCGCCGAGGGCCAGGCCAAGCAGCTGGTGGCCCAGGCAGATGCCCGCCGTGGGGTAGTCGTTCACCAGCAGGCTGGTGGCGTGCACCATGTCGGTCAGGGCGGCCGGGTCGCCGGGGCCGCTGGAGAGGAAAATGGATTCGGGGTTCAGCTTGCGCACCTGTTCGGCGGTGAAGAAGGCGGGCACCACCAGCAGGTCGAGCCCCTGGGCAACCAGCAGGCGCAGGATGTTCCACTTGATGCCGCAGTCGAAAGCCACCACGCGCGGGCCGGAGCCGGGCCAGTCGTAGCTTCCGTCGGGCTTGAGGGTCACGGTGCGGGGCCTGCCGTTCTCCCAGACGTAGGGTTCCTTGGGAGTCACCGCGTCGGCGAGGTTCAGGCCTTCCATGGAGGGCAGTTCGCGGGTCTGGCGGACCAGATCCTGCGGATCGGTGCACTCGGTGGAGATGATGCCGCGCTGTGCGCCGTGCAGGCGCAGGTGGCGGGTCAGGGCGCGGGTGTCGATGCCCTCGATGCCCATGACGCCGTGTCGCTCCAGGTAGGCGGGCAGGCTCTCCTTGGCGCGCCAGTTGGAGGGGACCTTGCAGCACTCCTTGACGATGAACGATGCAACCCGGACGCGGTCGGACTCCACGTCCTCCAGGTTGACGCCGTAGTTGCCTATATGGGGGTAGGTCATGCACACCATCTGGCCGGTGTAGGAGGGGTCGGTGAGGACCTCCTGGTAGCCGGTCATTCCGGTGTTGAAGATGACTTCGCCGCCTGCGCGGCCCGAACCGGTGAAAGAGGCGCCTTCAAACCAGGTGCCGTCCTCAAGGGCAAGAAAAGCTCTCATTGATGCTCCAGAATCCGCATGAGCGGCGTGAATTGGCGGGGCCTTCGGCCGGACAGGTGCTGTATAATGCCGGGGGCCTGTTCGTCCAGTGCGTTGTTCTATTCCCTACCGGAAAGGCCCAGTTCGATCAGCCGCGCGACCAGGGCCGCATAGTCCAGCCCCACGACTCCGGCGGCCCTGGGCAGCAGGCTGGTGGCGGTCATGCCCGGCAGGGTGTTGACCTCCAGGAGCACCGGGGTCTGCCCCGAGAGGATGAAGTCCGACC
This genomic stretch from Fundidesulfovibrio soli harbors:
- a CDS encoding FAD-binding protein is translated as MPPARVDVLILGGGLAGLRAALSCLKAAPGLRVAVVSLASIPSGSSFANRNDALGVHVCLNDSEREQYVREVQSLNRGQAFLDPRLLAIQAEEGEARLADLIELGLPFERDERGGLVPRSSCFSPDSRRAYVFKGLERAWGCFRSRLEALGCLFVPGFQPIAIRGGTDPGALLLPLGGGAAIPVRAGAVVVALGGPARLFRHTMAGPGVPGYGHGLLASAGADMANCGYLQFMWGTVPGKRFFQPGDWSGADPALAAPRRGHCPFGYRLEDSAVDLALAAMMEPDGTVPLEEGRVAPMAHASNGGAVIDEWAQTSVPGLLACGECATGMHGANRIGGGMVLATQVFGHRAGVRAVELAHGEDCGRGPAWEAPVIDRRERIEGLRWLAKGLSRFAVLGGRPGHQEFLRELRARLETARDWRLRLSLRTGEMVLDRL
- a CDS encoding tetratricopeptide repeat protein, with translation MSAELTKARKQISEVNSYLKQLKPLPAVNALYEAVSAILKAPLMKAERDEFGKLIEQAVYQLNNNRTLRKLYPLIIPYVAGDEKGLLEVLRELLRALQANTVEEAKDQMEGRSKRRAEGIALGLQQLEAKEFDQARKTFASLCREFPNDAELRAEIAEIYIQAEMFQDAFGFLDEALSLSPDQLRLYNRIGIVLRKLGQFELGEKYFMRAVNYAKDDPNLYFNLGRLYIDWERWDKTEKAAKLALKLDPEFVQAQKMLSFALNKQGKGA
- the carA gene encoding glutamine-hydrolyzing carbamoyl-phosphate synthase small subunit is translated as MRAFLALEDGTWFEGASFTGSGRAGGEVIFNTGMTGYQEVLTDPSYTGQMVCMTYPHIGNYGVNLEDVESDRVRVASFIVKECCKVPSNWRAKESLPAYLERHGVMGIEGIDTRALTRHLRLHGAQRGIISTECTDPQDLVRQTRELPSMEGLNLADAVTPKEPYVWENGRPRTVTLKPDGSYDWPGSGPRVVAFDCGIKWNILRLLVAQGLDLLVVPAFFTAEQVRKLNPESIFLSSGPGDPAALTDMVHATSLLVNDYPTAGICLGHQLLGLALGGRTYKLKFGHHGLNHPVKEIATGHIEISSQNHGFCVDLASLDNVEMTHVNLNDNTLEGFAHTKKPIIAIQYHPEAGPGPHDSRSFFVRYREMLRRELGR